A region of the Gallaecimonas mangrovi genome:
CCACGCCGAAACCGGTACCGAAGGTTTTGAACTGCTACCGGGCCTGCCACAGCCAGACCAGTACGACTTTCTGGTCTACAAGGGCGTCGAGAACCACATGCACCCTTACGGCGCCTGTTACCACGACCTTAACGACCGCATTTCCACCGGCGTTATTGAGTGGCTGCGCTGCAAAGAAGTACACACCGTCTTGGTGGGTGGCCTGGCCCTGGATTTTTGTGTGAAGACCACCGCCATGCAACTGGCCAATGCCGGTTTTAATGTCTACCTCAATCAGGCAGCCTGCCGGGCCATTACCCCGGAAGGTGCCAAAGCGGCTTGCCAGGAAATGGTCAAAGCCGGTATCCACCTTGTGGATAACACCCGAACCCTGGCTCAGTTCGTCAATAAGGATCTTTGATATGTTCGGAAAGACCGCCGTGCAGAGTCTGCTCGACACCGACTTTTATAAGCTGACCATGCAACAGGCTTACCTGCACCAGCAACCTAACACCCAGGCCCGCTGGACCTTTCGCTGCCGAAGCGACGAAGACTTAAGCCCCTACATCGCGCCGCTTAAAGAAGAATTTGCTTCACTGTCGCAGCTGTATGCTACCGAAGATCAGCTCTCCCACCTGCGCCAGCATTACCCTTTTTTAAAGCCCGATTATCTGGAATTTTTGCGGCTGTTTCGCTTTAACCCCAACTTCTTAAAAGTCAGCGCCCAAGATGGCCAACTGGTGATTGAGGCCAATGGCCCGCTGCTGCATGTGTCGCCACTTGAAATACCGGTGCTGGCGGCCATTTCCGAGATCCGTAACCGCCACCGCTACCCGGAAGTGGATGCCGAGCGCATTCATAAAAGCACCCAAGCAAAAATTCGCCAATTGGAAAACTACGGTGACAAGGTCGACTTAAACGAGTTTTTATTTACCGACTTTGGCACCCGCCGCCGCTTTAGCTTTGCCGCCCAAAAAATGGTGCTAGAGCAAATCAAAACGGCGCTACCTCAGCATTTTGCCGGCACTTCAAACCCCCATTTGGCCCGCGAGCTGCACCTGCGTTGCCAGGGCACCATGGGCCACGAGTGGCTGCAAAGTCACCAGGCACTTAACTACCGCCTGGTAGATAGCCAGAAAATGGCGCTGGAAAACTGGGTAAAAGAATTTCGCGGCGATTTGGGCGTGGCCCTGACCGATGTCATTGGCGTTGACAGCTTCTGCCGCGACCTTGACCGTTATCTGGCCAAACTGTACGACGGTTTTCGCCATGACAGCGGCGACCCTATTGAGTGGGGCGAGAAAATCATCAAGCGCTTGGAAGAGCTGGAAGTGGACCCAACTCGCAAACGGTTAGTGTTCTCCGACGGCCTTAACTTCGAGCGGGCGGTGCAGATTTACAGCCACTTTAAGGGCCGTATCAATACCGCTTTTGGTATCGGCACCTGGTTGATGGGCGATTTTGGCATCAACGAACCGATGAATATCGTTATGAAACTGACCCGCCTAAATGGCCAACCGGTGGCGAAAATTTCCGACAGCCCCGGCAAAACCATGTGCGATGACGAGAACTTCCTGCGCTACCTGATGCAGGTGTTCCAGGTGCAAGGCACGGTGCAACAGCAGGTGCTAGACCAATTCAATCCGCACCACTAAAAAAGCCGCCTGTGGGCGGCTTTTTGGTCACTGGCGAGCATGGGCAATGGCCAACAGCACAATGATTTTGGAAATAAAGTCAGATACTGATTTTTGATAGTCAGCAAGCTTGGCGCTGAGGTCGGCATTGAGGGCTTTTAGCTGCGCTTCGGTGAGGGGGATTTTAATGTCGGCCGTCACCGACATAGACACCACCGCTTTTGACTCGTCAAACAGCGGCAACGCCACCTTCAGGGCTGATTCCACTGCACCGTTGGAAAAGCCCAGTTTGGCCAATTCTTCACGCAGTGCCTGCTCAAGCTCTGCGTCACAGCGACGATAGGGTTTTTCAAATCGGATCCCGGAATCCACAGCAGCACCTCAATGGTTGTGTTCTTCCAAGGATAGAGGACGGCAGCCAAGCCGCGACGACTGAAGCCCAAGTCGTGATCCAGCTAGCAGCCCTGAAAATTCTTCTAAATTCAGCACGTCTTTTTAGGGTAACGCACCGAGCAGCCGGTCCATCGCCCGGTATTGCATGGCTTCACTCAAGTGCTGTTGGTTAATGGCGTCTTGCTTTTGCCAGTCGGCGAGGGTACGCGCTACCTTCAGCAACTTATGGTGTACCCGCGCCGATAGCCCCAGGGCTTGTAAGGTAGCGTCGTACCACTGGGCAAGCTGTGGTGGCAGTTGGCAGGCAAGGCGCATGGCTTCTCCTTGCAGGTCGCTATTAAGGCAGCCTTGACGCTGATATTGCCGCGCTTGGCAAGCGGCCACCAGGGCCCGTAAAGCGTCATTATCCGGCCCGGTTTGCTGCTGCCCGCTTAAGCTGCCCGGCGGCAACATTGCCACTTCCACTTGTAAATCGATACGGTCCAGAAAAGGCCCGGACAGCCGCGCCAAATAGCGGCGTATTTGCTCAGGGCTACAGCGGCAAGCCCGCCGTGGATTACCAAAATGCCCACAGGGGCAGGGGTTGGCGGCGGCAATTAACCGAAACCGAGCCGGGAACTTGGCCTGATGGGCAGCGCGGCTGATGCTCACTTCGCCGGTTTCCATGGGCTCGCGCAGGCAGTCCAGCACCTTACGGTCATACTCGGCCAATTCGTCTAAAAACAGCACGCCGTTATGGGCCAGGGAAATTTCCCCCGGCCTTGGAATAGAGCCACCGCCGACCAAGGCCACCGCCGAGGCGGTGTGATGAGGCGTGCGCCAAGGAGGACTGAGCCAGTTGTCGGTTTCGCGCGGTTTACCCGCCAACGAATGAATGGCGGCGCTTTGTTGGGCGGCATCTTCACTTAGCGGTGGCAATAACACCGGCAACCTTCTTGCCAGCATGCTTTTGCCGGTGCCGGGTGGGCCGATAAATAACAAGTGGTGGCCTCCGGCGGCGGCGACCATCAGCGCTCTTTTGGCCTGAGCCTGGCCGACCACATCGTTAATAGACAGGCTATCTACTGGCGTTATCGCAGCTGGTGATTCAAAGCGTAATAAC
Encoded here:
- a CDS encoding nicotinamidase gives rise to the protein MIASFDVDAQRTFTPLCPSELPVPGGDQIAEELNEQAALAHFRIASKDAHNPNAKWVVDTHDDMLQPLDLPHADLTWVRHAETGTEGFELLPGLPQPDQYDFLVYKGVENHMHPYGACYHDLNDRISTGVIEWLRCKEVHTVLVGGLALDFCVKTTAMQLANAGFNVYLNQAACRAITPEGAKAACQEMVKAGIHLVDNTRTLAQFVNKDL
- the pncB gene encoding nicotinate phosphoribosyltransferase, with protein sequence MFGKTAVQSLLDTDFYKLTMQQAYLHQQPNTQARWTFRCRSDEDLSPYIAPLKEEFASLSQLYATEDQLSHLRQHYPFLKPDYLEFLRLFRFNPNFLKVSAQDGQLVIEANGPLLHVSPLEIPVLAAISEIRNRHRYPEVDAERIHKSTQAKIRQLENYGDKVDLNEFLFTDFGTRRRFSFAAQKMVLEQIKTALPQHFAGTSNPHLARELHLRCQGTMGHEWLQSHQALNYRLVDSQKMALENWVKEFRGDLGVALTDVIGVDSFCRDLDRYLAKLYDGFRHDSGDPIEWGEKIIKRLEELEVDPTRKRLVFSDGLNFERAVQIYSHFKGRINTAFGIGTWLMGDFGINEPMNIVMKLTRLNGQPVAKISDSPGKTMCDDENFLRYLMQVFQVQGTVQQQVLDQFNPHH
- a CDS encoding YifB family Mg chelatase-like AAA ATPase, with the protein product MALATLYCRAQLGMDAPLVTVEVDIGNGLPAFALVGLPEASVREARERVRSAIINAGFEFPARRITVNLAPAELPKEGGRFDLAIAVGILQASNQVPMADNNKLEFYGELALSGELRPGSGLLPALLACQQAKRSAIFPEASLNEAQLLSRLSAYGAPSLLAVCAHLAGQQPLPLLRFESPAAITPVDSLSINDVVGQAQAKRALMVAAAGGHHLLFIGPPGTGKSMLARRLPVLLPPLSEDAAQQSAAIHSLAGKPRETDNWLSPPWRTPHHTASAVALVGGGSIPRPGEISLAHNGVLFLDELAEYDRKVLDCLREPMETGEVSISRAAHQAKFPARFRLIAAANPCPCGHFGNPRRACRCSPEQIRRYLARLSGPFLDRIDLQVEVAMLPPGSLSGQQQTGPDNDALRALVAACQARQYQRQGCLNSDLQGEAMRLACQLPPQLAQWYDATLQALGLSARVHHKLLKVARTLADWQKQDAINQQHLSEAMQYRAMDRLLGALP